In a genomic window of Vibrio gigantis:
- a CDS encoding 5-oxoprolinase subunit B family protein — MTTNQIEFNIAPVAECSVLVTLTLSPSNSQSSIQYAQYMAHFSDVIRQNLASVLMNVTPAYHTILVDYLPYRISEQQITEQLNSLLNQALISFSSANNYRKTIELPAYYSPETALDLDRYQDKGMSIDDIIQHHTSQTYSVSAIGFIPGFAFMSDVVSELALPRHSTPRLSVPKGSIAIADTKTAVYPSESPGGWNIIGNCPLPLFEHSLLKDANITQRPLSLLNVGDTVRFHAISRQEFIELGGGIVNG, encoded by the coding sequence TCAATATAGCGCCAGTCGCAGAATGCAGCGTTTTGGTAACTTTGACGCTATCGCCTTCAAATAGTCAGTCTAGCATTCAATATGCGCAGTACATGGCTCACTTCTCCGATGTCATTCGTCAGAATTTGGCATCGGTGTTGATGAACGTGACGCCGGCTTACCACACTATATTAGTTGACTACCTACCTTATCGAATTTCAGAGCAGCAGATTACTGAACAACTTAACTCCTTGTTGAATCAAGCTCTGATTTCATTTTCCAGTGCCAATAATTATCGCAAGACTATCGAGCTACCGGCTTATTACTCACCAGAAACCGCACTCGATTTAGACAGGTACCAAGACAAAGGCATGTCTATCGACGACATAATTCAACATCACACATCTCAGACATACAGCGTCAGTGCTATTGGGTTTATTCCTGGTTTTGCGTTTATGTCTGATGTGGTTAGTGAGCTTGCTTTACCTCGTCATTCAACTCCACGCTTAAGTGTACCGAAAGGCAGTATCGCCATCGCTGATACAAAAACGGCGGTATATCCTTCGGAGTCCCCAGGCGGCTGGAATATTATTGGAAATTGCCCACTTCCGTTGTTTGAACATAGCCTATTGAAGGACGCCAACATCACGCAGAGGCCTCTGTCTCTACTTAATGTTGGTGACACCGTCCGTTTCCACGCAATTTCAAGACAAGAATTCATAGAGCTCGGTGGAGGTATCGTTAATGGCTAA
- a CDS encoding ABC transporter permease, with protein sequence MNSSNGLNKRLFSWSIEEIRHGQLWPVSIALTLIIACVFALSALAERMEQVIVKQGKDALTADSVFISANPIPQPLLDLTQVEQLESSQLTRFATMAFSDNSMQLVTVKAVESNYPLRGEMLLEGANKALSNHVEPGELWLDERIFAQLEVEMGDNVTIGDADLTITGRITQEPGLSFNPFQQMPAVLIHKSDIDATGAIQPGSRVSFRLFLNGDDSKLKAAQDSVELTPSDRWRTQDSASRTNDMFESTTQYLSLTVAIVVIMAATTLVLTCQHYVASRRKTIAMLKSLGASKQWIVKWLSVQVSMLVVIGAVLGITIGIGLEFLLRIPLGDLLPTPLPSYGIEPAILAILSSILIGVPALGIPLIGLVSTSAISVIQSSHQANESYKKYLLLLVPIIPMMLMYGDNLLVWIVLAGIACLFLVLAIVSTLVLRLVSKLPTSTSMRLALSRINRTPLATGIQFGSLALSLMLLSIIWLVRSDLLSDWQQTLPENAPNAFALNIASYEKDSYLETIDANEVERTQAFPIIRGRLTTINGIEASEYSDTSGDTDALSREINFTWGDSLPEYNDVLEGRWTQEQGVSVESDVAEQLGLKIGDELSFTINSQNVSANVNSIRKVEWREMKPNFYFIFTPDVLSSIPSTWLVSFRLEEQHNQMLNELSRNHPTVSLMDIRMMGSKIQELLKQIVWSITVLAALGVVAGLLLIFTLLRLSLSQRQQEIRLYRTLGASKKRILNTIWCEYGLMALVAGSIAAVGSELSVAGVMNFGFELQPSLHPMLWIALPVLTFITLAAVVNSLIKRLLAPVNKDFG encoded by the coding sequence TTGAACTCATCAAATGGACTGAACAAGCGCCTGTTTTCATGGAGCATTGAAGAGATTAGACATGGCCAGCTATGGCCGGTTTCCATCGCTTTGACGCTCATAATTGCATGTGTTTTCGCGCTATCAGCTTTAGCTGAGCGTATGGAACAAGTGATCGTCAAGCAGGGTAAAGATGCGCTAACAGCCGATAGCGTGTTTATCTCAGCAAACCCAATTCCTCAACCACTTTTAGACCTCACACAGGTTGAGCAGCTAGAAAGCTCTCAGTTGACCCGTTTTGCAACCATGGCGTTCAGTGACAACTCGATGCAGTTAGTGACGGTGAAAGCGGTGGAAAGTAATTACCCATTACGCGGAGAAATGCTCTTAGAGGGTGCAAATAAAGCGTTAAGTAACCATGTTGAGCCAGGTGAACTTTGGCTAGACGAGCGTATATTTGCGCAGTTAGAGGTTGAGATGGGTGACAATGTCACCATTGGCGATGCCGATCTAACGATAACCGGGCGCATCACTCAAGAGCCGGGCTTGAGCTTTAACCCATTCCAGCAAATGCCTGCTGTATTGATACACAAAAGTGATATAGACGCGACTGGTGCCATTCAACCGGGAAGCCGTGTGAGTTTCAGGCTGTTCTTGAATGGTGATGATTCAAAACTCAAAGCGGCACAAGACAGCGTAGAGTTAACCCCGAGTGATCGCTGGCGTACGCAAGATTCAGCGAGTCGTACTAACGACATGTTCGAAAGTACAACTCAATACCTTTCGCTAACCGTTGCTATCGTTGTGATCATGGCTGCGACCACTTTGGTACTCACGTGCCAACATTATGTTGCGAGTCGTCGTAAAACCATCGCGATGCTTAAGAGTTTAGGTGCAAGCAAGCAGTGGATCGTTAAATGGTTGTCTGTACAGGTATCGATGTTAGTGGTGATCGGTGCTGTGCTGGGAATTACCATCGGTATTGGCTTAGAGTTTTTGCTTCGTATACCTCTGGGCGACCTATTACCAACGCCACTTCCTAGCTATGGTATTGAACCGGCTATCTTGGCGATTTTATCAAGCATCTTAATTGGTGTTCCGGCTCTTGGTATCCCGTTAATTGGCTTGGTCAGCACTTCTGCAATCAGCGTTATTCAATCAAGTCATCAGGCCAATGAAAGCTACAAGAAATACTTGTTGTTACTGGTACCGATTATTCCAATGATGCTGATGTATGGTGACAATCTATTGGTATGGATAGTTCTAGCGGGTATCGCTTGTTTGTTCTTAGTGCTCGCGATTGTAAGTACGCTTGTGCTGCGTTTGGTGAGTAAGTTGCCGACGTCGACATCTATGCGTTTAGCATTAAGCCGAATTAATCGCACGCCATTAGCAACTGGGATTCAATTTGGTTCATTGGCACTTTCACTCATGTTGCTTTCTATCATCTGGCTGGTAAGAAGTGATTTACTGTCAGATTGGCAACAAACCTTGCCCGAGAATGCGCCCAACGCGTTTGCACTTAACATTGCAAGCTATGAGAAAGACAGTTATCTCGAGACGATTGATGCAAACGAAGTAGAGCGTACCCAAGCGTTTCCAATTATCCGAGGAAGACTCACGACGATTAACGGTATTGAAGCATCAGAATACAGCGATACCTCAGGAGATACAGACGCGCTAAGTCGAGAGATCAACTTCACTTGGGGAGATAGCCTACCTGAGTACAATGACGTGTTAGAAGGCCGCTGGACACAAGAGCAGGGGGTGTCTGTGGAATCCGATGTCGCGGAGCAGCTCGGTTTAAAGATTGGCGATGAGCTTTCGTTCACAATCAATAGCCAGAATGTCTCTGCCAATGTGAATAGCATCCGCAAAGTAGAGTGGCGTGAAATGAAGCCGAACTTCTATTTCATCTTTACTCCAGATGTTTTGAGCTCTATTCCTTCTACATGGCTAGTCAGTTTCAGATTAGAAGAACAACACAATCAAATGCTCAACGAACTTTCTCGAAATCATCCAACCGTGAGTTTGATGGATATTCGTATGATGGGTAGTAAGATCCAAGAGTTGCTCAAACAGATTGTTTGGTCGATAACCGTACTAGCTGCGTTAGGTGTCGTTGCGGGACTGCTGCTTATCTTCACTCTATTGCGATTGAGCTTATCTCAAAGGCAACAAGAGATACGCTTGTACCGAACGCTAGGCGCGAGTAAGAAGCGAATTCTCAATACTATTTGGTGTGAATACGGGTTAATGGCGTTAGTGGCAGGCTCAATTGCGGCTGTAGGTTCTGAGCTCAGCGTTGCAGGCGTTATGAATTTTGGTTTTGAGTTACAGCCTTCACTCCACCCGATGCTCTGGATAGCACTACCAGTGCTAACGTTCATCACATTAGCCGCGGTAGTGAATAGCTTAATCAAACGTTTGTTGGCACCTGTAAACAAGGATTTTGGCTAA
- a CDS encoding ABC transporter ATP-binding protein, whose translation MHTSIIKAEAVSKTVSTNQEHLTILEHVDIDIREGETVAIVGTSGAGKSTLMTLLAGLDVPTKGEISLLGQPLSQLDDEARAKIRSESVGFVFQSFLLIPSLSALQNVTLPCLLKGEDEDVERATALLESVGLKDRLDHLPSQLSGGEQQRVALARAFMIKPKILFADEPTGNLDQQTAAKIVELLFELNSSHGTTLVLVTHDPKLAQRCQRTLKMHVGQIEEV comes from the coding sequence ATGCATACATCCATCATTAAAGCAGAAGCTGTTTCGAAGACAGTGTCTACTAATCAAGAACATTTAACAATCCTAGAGCATGTCGATATTGATATTCGTGAAGGCGAAACTGTCGCAATTGTCGGCACGTCTGGCGCGGGTAAGTCGACCCTGATGACGTTGCTTGCTGGTCTTGATGTACCAACGAAAGGCGAAATCAGCTTATTAGGACAGCCACTTTCACAGCTTGACGATGAGGCAAGGGCTAAGATCCGTAGTGAATCGGTAGGATTTGTATTTCAAAGTTTCTTATTAATCCCAAGCCTTTCTGCGTTGCAAAATGTCACGTTGCCCTGTTTGTTGAAGGGAGAAGACGAAGACGTTGAGCGAGCTACCGCTCTGCTTGAATCAGTCGGGTTGAAAGATAGACTCGATCATTTGCCATCTCAGCTATCTGGTGGCGAACAACAAAGAGTCGCTTTAGCGCGCGCGTTTATGATTAAACCAAAAATCCTTTTTGCTGATGAACCAACAGGCAACCTAGACCAACAAACGGCAGCTAAAATTGTTGAGTTGTTGTTTGAATTGAATTCATCACACGGCACTACGCTAGTTTTAGTGACACATGATCCTAAACTTGCACAACGTTGCCAACGCACACTCAAGATGCATGTCGGTCAGATAGAGGAAGTCTAA
- a CDS encoding arylesterase: MTRLISFLFFILFSTASLAQDTKLDSKLLVLGDSLSAGYNMDIKQSWPSLLPDALAKHDKTVTVVNGSISGDTTGNGLARLPQLLEDHAPDTVLIELGANDGLRGFPPKLMSANLDQIIKQIKAAGAKPIMMQIKIPPNYGKRYNQQFEYVFAELADQQNVPLLPFFLEHIIVKPEWMMNDGLHPKPEAQPWIAKFVAEELYQYL; the protein is encoded by the coding sequence ATGACTCGACTAATTTCCTTTTTATTCTTTATTTTATTTTCAACCGCTTCTTTGGCTCAAGATACCAAGTTAGATTCTAAGTTACTGGTTCTTGGTGATAGCTTGAGCGCTGGTTACAACATGGACATAAAACAGAGTTGGCCAAGCCTGTTACCAGACGCGTTAGCAAAGCATGACAAAACGGTAACCGTGGTAAACGGAAGTATTTCTGGTGACACAACGGGTAATGGTTTAGCTCGTCTACCACAACTGCTTGAAGACCACGCTCCAGACACCGTTCTTATTGAACTTGGTGCGAATGATGGACTTCGTGGATTCCCACCTAAGCTGATGTCTGCGAATCTTGATCAAATCATTAAACAGATAAAAGCAGCGGGCGCGAAACCGATAATGATGCAGATTAAAATCCCACCGAATTACGGAAAGCGTTACAACCAGCAGTTTGAATACGTTTTCGCAGAGCTTGCTGATCAACAAAACGTGCCACTTTTGCCGTTTTTCCTAGAGCATATCATCGTTAAACCTGAGTGGATGATGAACGATGGACTGCATCCAAAACCAGAAGCTCAACCTTGGATTGCTAAATTCGTCGCTGAAGAATTATATCAGTATCTTTAA
- a CDS encoding FAD-dependent oxidoreductase, which translates to MNHDKTDKNQASIAIVGGGIAGTTSAIHFSELGFKVTILEKGPSLVNGPPICHLHAGGNLYRDISVEQCLQLLTQSIETVRLFPHTINIRPTIIAVPHSDGGEPLDLLPRLKIIKSAYAELVKQDKSNQVLGDPEQYYKLYSKEDLIALSAKTQPLKPTSLDDWCIPFAKHTDLETLKYPVAMVQEYGWSVFRLSATAQLSLGQQANCTVLTKSRLQSVESRGKGWSLTYTDANNQSCQLTTDYLINASGFETGIVDDFVGSKQQRLVEFKAAYVTEWPYSQECKEEWPEVIFHGPRGTPQGMAQLTPYADGVFQLHGMTEGITLFEGGLVSSSTGSSQPQLPSKLLKKIVSGWTEEQLELRTRAAITHMSQYIPSFSSALVGGKPLFGAQQIPGTDPSLRASDVSFCGDRYARLEVVKASSTLEAAQKIAAQWFDVGEAGAIEDAHSVTMSLNLNDIENRAIGLTKERGYPEALAKVSGQDHVQ; encoded by the coding sequence ATGAACCACGACAAAACGGATAAAAATCAAGCTTCTATTGCCATTGTTGGTGGTGGTATTGCCGGTACAACGAGCGCTATTCACTTTAGTGAGTTGGGTTTTAAGGTCACTATATTGGAAAAAGGGCCGAGTTTGGTTAATGGTCCACCAATTTGCCACCTGCACGCTGGCGGCAATTTGTATCGAGATATTTCTGTAGAGCAGTGTCTTCAGTTACTCACGCAGTCAATTGAAACCGTTCGTTTGTTTCCTCACACGATCAATATTCGTCCGACAATCATCGCCGTTCCGCACAGTGATGGTGGAGAGCCGTTGGATCTGCTTCCTCGCCTTAAGATAATCAAAAGCGCTTATGCCGAACTTGTAAAACAAGATAAGAGCAACCAAGTGCTTGGTGATCCGGAACAGTATTACAAGCTGTACAGCAAAGAAGATTTAATAGCTCTTTCTGCGAAAACACAACCTCTGAAGCCAACATCTCTTGATGATTGGTGTATTCCTTTCGCCAAACACACGGATCTTGAAACTCTTAAGTACCCTGTTGCTATGGTTCAAGAGTACGGCTGGAGTGTATTCCGCTTATCTGCGACCGCTCAACTTTCTTTAGGGCAACAGGCTAATTGTACGGTGTTAACCAAGAGCCGATTACAATCCGTTGAATCGAGAGGGAAAGGGTGGTCTTTGACGTATACAGACGCTAATAATCAAAGCTGTCAACTTACGACCGACTACTTGATTAATGCGAGTGGATTTGAAACAGGTATCGTGGACGACTTTGTGGGCTCTAAGCAGCAAAGGCTCGTTGAGTTTAAAGCCGCATACGTTACAGAGTGGCCGTATTCGCAAGAATGTAAGGAAGAGTGGCCAGAGGTTATCTTCCATGGTCCTAGAGGGACACCACAAGGTATGGCTCAATTAACCCCGTATGCTGATGGCGTATTCCAACTTCACGGTATGACGGAAGGGATCACTTTGTTTGAAGGCGGACTGGTTTCATCGTCTACAGGCTCGTCACAGCCTCAGTTGCCATCAAAGCTGCTCAAGAAGATAGTGTCTGGTTGGACTGAAGAACAGCTAGAACTAAGAACGCGTGCGGCCATTACGCATATGTCTCAGTACATCCCAAGCTTTAGTTCTGCCTTAGTAGGTGGTAAGCCTTTGTTTGGTGCACAGCAAATACCAGGAACTGATCCTAGCCTAAGAGCGTCAGACGTTTCATTCTGTGGTGATCGCTATGCTCGACTTGAAGTAGTCAAAGCTTCTTCAACGCTAGAAGCTGCACAAAAGATCGCTGCGCAATGGTTTGATGTAGGAGAGGCGGGGGCAATTGAAGATGCTCACTCAGTGACAATGTCACTTAATCTGAATGATATTGAGAACCGAGCAATAGGTTTGACAAAAGAACGTGGATATCCAGAAGCGCTTGCAAAAGTATCAGGCCAAGATCACGTTCAATAG
- the fabV gene encoding enoyl-ACP reductase FabV, which translates to MLIEPVIKGVVAKSAHPLGCQEAVKQQIKFVKSAPQIKDGPKRVLIIGASSGFGLAARIALTFGGAQADTIGVSFERGPNDKSLGSAGWYNNIYFKKEAEREQRTAINIVGDAFSQETRSQVVEAIETYFEGEVDLVIYSLAAGIRPKPDSDEFWRSAIKPIGESVTGATISLENDSWGTNTLEAATAEEEESTLKVMGGEDWEQWIDELINAESIAPGCKTIAFSYVGPEVTHPIYLDGTLGRAKIDLHQTSHALNLELANFDGNAYATVCKALVTKASVFIPGLSPYLLALYKVMKEQETHEGCIQQMQRLFSSKLYGQSKVPLDGERLIRMDDWELAPETQAHVTELLEKMDENNFQTLGDYQGFKEEFLQLNGFAQPSVDYSEKLNSEDFINLKP; encoded by the coding sequence ATGCTGATCGAACCTGTTATCAAGGGTGTGGTAGCCAAAAGCGCTCACCCTCTTGGCTGTCAAGAAGCCGTAAAGCAACAAATTAAATTCGTTAAGAGTGCGCCGCAAATCAAAGATGGCCCTAAACGAGTACTGATCATCGGCGCTTCCTCAGGCTTTGGCCTTGCCGCTCGTATCGCTCTTACCTTTGGCGGTGCTCAAGCCGACACCATTGGCGTTTCATTTGAACGTGGTCCAAATGATAAATCCCTCGGTAGTGCTGGTTGGTACAACAACATCTACTTCAAGAAAGAAGCAGAGCGAGAGCAACGCACTGCTATCAACATCGTTGGCGATGCATTTTCGCAAGAAACACGTTCACAAGTTGTCGAAGCAATTGAAACCTACTTCGAAGGTGAAGTGGATTTGGTTATCTATAGTTTAGCTGCGGGCATTCGCCCTAAACCAGATTCCGATGAGTTTTGGCGCTCTGCTATTAAACCTATCGGCGAAAGCGTGACAGGCGCGACAATCTCTCTTGAAAATGACAGTTGGGGTACTAACACCCTTGAAGCCGCTACTGCAGAGGAAGAAGAAAGTACCCTCAAAGTAATGGGCGGTGAAGATTGGGAACAATGGATTGATGAGCTCATCAACGCTGAATCTATTGCTCCGGGTTGTAAGACGATCGCGTTTTCTTATGTTGGTCCAGAAGTTACGCACCCTATATACTTAGATGGGACGTTGGGACGCGCTAAGATTGACCTTCACCAAACCAGCCACGCACTTAACCTAGAACTAGCTAACTTTGATGGCAACGCTTACGCTACGGTCTGTAAAGCCCTAGTTACCAAAGCGAGCGTTTTCATCCCAGGACTTAGCCCTTACCTACTTGCTTTGTATAAAGTAATGAAAGAGCAAGAGACCCACGAAGGTTGTATCCAGCAAATGCAACGCCTGTTCAGCAGCAAACTTTATGGTCAATCAAAAGTACCACTTGATGGCGAGCGGTTGATCCGCATGGATGACTGGGAATTAGCCCCAGAAACCCAAGCACACGTGACAGAGCTACTAGAAAAGATGGATGAGAACAACTTCCAAACTTTAGGCGATTACCAAGGGTTTAAAGAGGAATTTCTACAATTAAACGGGTTTGCTCAACCATCGGTAGACTATAGCGAGAAACTTAACAGTGAAGACTTTATAAACTTAAAGCCTTAA
- a CDS encoding 5-oxoprolinase subunit C family protein, with protein MAKTKTKPTLTVIKPGPLSLIQDFGRFGVAHLGLTQGGPVDDYSYSWANHLLGNPVNRAALEVTLGQCALRINFDCEMALCGGDLQAKLDGKLLANWRTFQAFKGQVLSFGLPKNGLRAYLAVKGGFNVPSTLHSCSTVTRENIGGITQDGEPCQQGQQIAFTQHELSRPFKALSVTFRYTPDYNLPVNLRVIEGYQSELFSESAKETLYNAQYHVSQNSNRMGYRLNGEPIDSPEISLLSEGIALGSIQIPQDGQPIVLLNDRQTIGGYPKIGCVARIDLPRLAQAKPGHEISFSKGDRLGLQDVWCQWAQFFSY; from the coding sequence ATGGCTAAGACAAAAACTAAACCAACGCTGACAGTCATTAAGCCTGGCCCGTTGAGTTTGATTCAAGATTTCGGACGATTTGGTGTTGCTCATCTTGGATTAACTCAAGGCGGTCCAGTTGATGATTACTCTTATAGTTGGGCCAATCACCTATTGGGAAACCCAGTAAACAGAGCAGCGTTGGAAGTCACACTCGGGCAATGCGCGTTACGAATCAATTTTGATTGTGAAATGGCGTTATGTGGTGGTGATTTACAAGCGAAACTCGATGGTAAACTACTGGCTAACTGGCGTACTTTTCAAGCTTTTAAAGGGCAAGTTCTCTCATTCGGCTTACCTAAAAATGGTTTAAGGGCCTACTTGGCCGTTAAGGGTGGCTTCAATGTTCCATCAACTCTTCATAGTTGTTCTACAGTAACTCGTGAAAATATTGGTGGGATAACGCAAGATGGAGAGCCATGTCAGCAGGGGCAACAAATTGCTTTTACCCAACACGAACTCTCTCGCCCATTTAAAGCGTTGAGTGTCACCTTCCGATACACGCCTGATTACAACCTACCAGTGAACCTGCGAGTTATTGAAGGCTATCAAAGCGAATTATTCTCCGAGTCTGCAAAAGAGACTTTGTATAATGCACAGTATCACGTTAGCCAAAACTCTAATCGGATGGGCTATCGACTCAATGGCGAACCGATCGACTCGCCTGAGATCTCGTTATTGTCAGAAGGCATTGCTCTCGGTTCGATTCAAATCCCACAAGATGGGCAACCTATTGTGTTGCTTAATGACAGACAGACCATTGGTGGCTATCCCAAGATTGGATGTGTCGCCAGAATTGACTTACCGCGCTTGGCACAAGCTAAACCTGGACATGAGATCTCGTTTAGCAAAGGCGATCGCTTAGGCTTACAAGATGTTTGGTGCCAATGGGCTCAGTTTTTCAGCTATTAG